The DNA segment TTTTCAGAAAGGCCACCCATTGCTGCCTCTTGCGAACATCCGAGAAGAATTCAGGCGACAGCCCGACTGGCTCGTCGAGAGGAAGATCGGTTCGTCGCCGCGCGAATGTTTTCTTTACCGCCTCCTGCAGGACGCCTAAGTCGAACTTCACGTCTGATGAGAGAGTGTAGAGATCGAAGAAATCCTTCATCCGGCTGTTCCCCATTCCCAGATGAACGATGGCGTGAAGCTTCTCCGCCACGATCGTCTCGGTCGGGTAGACCTGCAGCTGCGGAGATTCCATGTCCAGCAACGTCGGAAAACTCACTACCTCCGGCCCAGGCGTGATGACGTCGCCAACGCCGATGTCGACCTGGAGACGGATCAGCGCGCTGTCGAGATGCGCCGAGAAACGAGCCCTCACTCCCTTATATTCGTCCGCGCTGCGTATCACCTCTGCGCTGATCGAGCTCCTGTCGAATCGAAGGCCATCGTCTGGGACCTGAGCTTCACAGACCTCTCCGAGTATTCGGCTAACGTCCTCCGGTGCCAGTTCTCCATAGCCGAGAAAATCCAGATCGCGCGTCGTGCGATGGAGCTCCTCCACCCAGAGCGAGAGAACCATCGCACCCTTCAGTACAAGCCTCTCACGATAGGCCGATTTGCTCAGCCGAAACAGAAATCGCTCCCGCCCGTAGAGCGAGAGGACGTAGTCGTACGACTCATTTCGTTCGGCGGCGATCCTGGAAATGCGCTCACGTACCGAGGCTGCAACGTTCCGCAGAGGACGTTTCAATGAGTCAGTGCCTCCATGTAAGGCCGTATCACGGTTGCAACCCGGCAGATCCTGGCAAATCGCCAAATCTCATCCATGGTGAACCGCCGGTCGTTCCAGCCTTCCGACAGAGCGGCGATGGCTACGTCGAGCCCGACTCTGCTCCGAAATTTGAAGCAATCCGCGACCGTGCGGGCGGGAGAAGTGACCTGAATCGTCACACCCTCGTGCTCATGTCGCTCGACTCCGTCTCGAAGAAGATCAGGCGAAAGTCGAACGAGATTGATCGGCGGCTGACCCTGACGTGGAGCCCGATCCTTGAGACCGATCCCCAGCCACACTTCGTGCGGCATCTCCGTCGTGAGGCCGTGGTATGCCAGTGCGGAAAGGAGACAGATGACGCCTTGAGAAACCCGGCCTGACACAATCAGCAGATCGCGATGAGGGGACTTCGCCACTTCGTTGCTGATGTAAATCCCCCGGGCGACACGATGAAGCTTCTCCTGCCTTGCGAGCCGGTGAAGTGTCTCTCGAGCATATCCACGGTCCGTGAGCTCCTTGCTCGTGACGACGCCCCGCCGCGCGATGTACTGGCTCAGTTCAGGTTTTGACTTCATGTGACAATCCGTCGGACATTATCGCCAATGTCAGACGTTTTGTCACGTCCATCCCGGCCCTGTTCCTTAGACCGTTACCGAAAAGGAAGCTCCCTGGACTGCGGCGCACCCCTGCGCCGCTTTCGCATCAATAGACGTCCCGGCCAGTGAGCACATACTCCAGACGATCACACGACGTGGCGAGCGTCTCCACATACACCGACCACTCATCCTCCGTCAGCCCGGCTGCAGGGACGAAGGCTTCGCCGATGATTCTCCCGCGACGATCGACCGTGAACCCGATCAGCTCGCGAAACCGATTCGCCTCCCACAGACGCAGATCGAGGTCGTCAATCTCTCTCGCTACCCGAGGCGGCACCACGACAGACCAGATCCTCAGGTGGTCCTCTTCGCGCTCGACGTGAACGACCTGGTTCCGCTGATCACCTGTCTCGCACGAGATCTTCGATCCAGGCGGAAGACGAAATGGTGCATTACCGCTCAACGAACGCCTCCCTTCCGAGATCCTCGCGAAACGTCTCGAGCGTCTCGTCCCGATCGAGCAGAACATGCTCGAGCTCGTCCGCGGCACGGGCAACACTCGCGATCAGCCACCGCACCCTCTCCGCGTCACTCGCTGGATCCCCCAACAGCACGTCGCCCTCTGCCGTCAGATCGTACTTCCGGAATCTGTTGTCGAAGACCGCACCGATTCTCACGGGAGAGCGCGCAGCATGCTCCGTGATCGTGAGCGCCTCCTCCCGTCGATCCACCATTCCGATCGGACTGACGCAACGTACGTTCGGCCGGCCGTGAATCGAATGAAGGAGGAGCGTGAACGGCTGCTGCCTGTCGCCCAGCGGGAAGACACCCACCATCGCGTTCGTCCCTCCGCCCGGTTCCCACCGAATCTCCATGCCGCTCGAGGACTCCTGTAGCTTCGCAAATCGCTCCCGCAGCAGTCCGGCCATCCGCTCGTCCACAGCCGGCTTCTTTCTGGTTCCTCTCACGAAGTCGTCGCGTACGGGAAAGGCACTCTCCAGCGGCTCCGACTGCAGCCGTCTCGTCCTCGGTGCCCGATGAATCTCTCTCGCGATGTTGATTTGGCGCTCATCACGCTCCTCGTTCGATGCCAGGCTCTGATGCATCAGCTCGATGAAGCTCTCCATCCGCTCGAGCACCCGGTTCACTTGGAGCCGCTCGACCGAATCGAGCAGGTGAGGGAAGTAGACCTGAAGAAGCTCCTCCCCCTCCGGCTTCCTGTCGAGCACCGTCAGTCGCCTCTCCGTCTGAGAGCTCACCCGGTCGATGCGCCCGATCCGTTGTTCCATCGAAGACGGCATCCAGGAGATCCCATAGTGATAAACACTCGAGCAGAACGGATGCAGATCCTCTCCTTCCTGGAGCAGATCCGTCGATATCAGGACGAATGGGTAACCCGGTAATCTGAACTGCCGGACCATCGTCTGATTCACACTGCCGAACATCCCGCCAATCGGCTGCTGCTCTCTCAGGAGCCGGCCGAACTCCGTCCCCGCCTTCTGAAGCGCTGCCTCCCAGGCATCCGGAAGATTCACGTCCAGGATCAGATCGAAATTTGCGGCAGCTTCCGCGAGCTCCTGGTATGCCCTGAACCGCCCCTCACCCTTCTGCCGTTCGAGCAGGTCCAGAAACTCGACGATCAACGACTCTTCATCATCTTCGGAAGATGCTTCCCTCGTCCCCAGCTCGAGATTGCGCAATCGATTCGCGACGAGCACGTAGAGATCTATGAGCGGGTGTCCCAACCTCACCATCGACGCCAGCAGTTCCCGTCGCAGTTCCTCGCGTCGAAACGTCTTGACGAATGTGTCCCGCTTTTCTTCCGGCCAGAGATCCTGCCGAAGCGCCGTTCGTTCTCGCAGTTCGGTAAAGAAGGTTCTGGTCTCGAGCCACGAACCGAGCGAGGGCACCTCCTTCGTTCCTTCCAGGTCCCGCCCGGTCGAATACTGCTCGAGCAGAATTGTCGCGGCATCATCCCGCAGCTCATCGCTGTGAGCCAGAAGCTCGAGTGCAGCAGCCTGAAAGGCGTGGAACAGATTCGAGCGACTCTGCTTCTTCACGCTGGGGAGACGTCGCGCAGCAAATCGCCCGAGCGACGGCTCGAGATCCTCAGGATTGAGCCCCACCTCTCGGGTCAGCGCCTGCATCACATTTCCAGGACTGACCCCGAGCAGGCGGGCGACGTAGTTGTCCTCGAAGAAGGTCGAGTAGAAGCCGCCGGCCTGGCTCAGCCGTCGAGAGAGCGTGGCCCCGCTGAAAACCTCACCCGGTCCTCCTCCCCGGAAGAACCAGGCGAAGAAAGTGTCATGGCCTCCACGATCGACTTCCTTGCCCTCTGCAGGCGGAAGCTCATTCTCGAGCTCCAGTGGAATCTCTGCAGGACTGGTCAGTCGATCGTGCCTTCGCTGCTCGCGATAATTCTCAAACACGTGCCCAATGCGCTCCCGTAATTCCTTATCCAGCTCATCCATCAGCCGCTCGAAGAGCCACGAGTCGTAACGCTCTTCCAGCTTGCGCTCGAGCTCACTCACCGAAGCGGTTCGCCGGACGAAAACCAATGCTTTTCTTCCCGTGTCGAAGGAGCCTGCCAGCTCGTCCACGAGCGCATCCATCTTCGGATGCGGCAGCTCTTCTCCAAATTTTCTCCGGTAACTGGCAGCCATACGGTTCACGATGCCCACGTCGATCCCGGCACGCTCTTCCGGATTTTCAGTCTGTTCCGCATCATCGAACGTCGACTCGGCACCAGACTCGAGTGCGCGGCTGGCGGTCTGAAAGAAACTCTCGAACGATGCGAGCATCCCGATCTGAAAGGAGTTGTTGAATTTCTCGCTGCCGATCAGTTCGTTCACCTTCTTCTGCATCAGCGCGACGACCAGTCGCTGACGGTCGTCCGGGACTCCGAGTGGATCGTCGTGCGTCTCGACCCCACCCTGCTCCCACGAGCGCCGGTAGAGGTTCTTGGTGTATCGGTTGCCGCCGGTCTGGATACTCGTGACTCTCCGGACCAGAAACTCAGCGGTAGCACGCTTCTGCGCCTCGCTCGTCGCGTTCCTGTCGGCCAGTTCCGGCGCCAGACTTCCGAAGCCGAACAGATCGAGCTGATTCCACAGTTGGCGGTAGTCATCCTCGAGGGGAGTGGCGGAGAGAAACAGGACACGTCGAGCTCGTCTGCCATAGCCGGGGAAATCGCGCGGATCCGTTTCCTCATCGAGCCCCATCACCAGACGAAGCAATTCGTTTCGCTGCGACTTAGATGCTCGCCCATGCTTTAGGACGTGCGCCTCGTCGACGATTACCAGGTCGAATGGAGGAATCGCCCGGTTGATTGCACGGGCGTAATTTCTCCTGAAGGAATCATGACTCCGGAGATCGAGCAAATGCCGGTCGAGCGACGGCAGGAGCTTCAGGAGCTCGTCTCGTTTCCGCCGCCCGGTTTCCTCTCCGCCCCCGATTCCCATGCTGAAGCTGGTCATCCTCGTGAAAAAGTCGCGGTCGGGATCGAGCATCGTCTCGCGCGCCAGCTCGTAGAGATTTCTGCAGAAGACAGGCGGACGGGCAGGCGCGCCATGAATCGCCTTCACCCGAAGATCCGGATACGTCACGCGGCTCTTCACGAAGGTCTTCAACTCCCTGATCCACTTCTGCTGAATGTTCTCGCGCGGAGCGATGACGAGCATCCTGAACTCGGGATTGAAGTGGCGGAACAGGGCAAACGCCCCCAGGGCGACGTACGTCTTGCCCATCCCGACCTCGTCAGCGAGGTAAGCCACCCGCTGCTTCGCGAGCAGGTTGTGGATTGCGACGGCGCCACGCAACTGCTCCTCGGCGGCCGCGTCGCTGATACGCCCGCGGAAATCCAGCAACTGCCGCGCGCAATCGAGGCTGACGGTTGGGTCGCTCACGCGCCCACTCGGTCAAGAAACTGCCGCTCGAACCAGTCGATGAATGCTCTGCTCTCTGAAGCTTTACCGAGCGTGAGCGACGACCTCAACTTACGGACCCGCTTCAGGTCGTTCTCCAGTGCCACCACATTGCCGCGACGGCTTCGACAGAATTCGCGCTGCTCCTTTTTCAGCCGTTTGAGAAGCTGCATTGCGCAAAGCAGCATGACGTAGCGATTCACCGCGTCGCCCTCCTCCTCGGCGATCACCTTGCCCACGAGGTGAGCCAGCGAGTCGAATGAGCGGCCGAAAAGTCGTCCCACCGCTTCCTTCTCCCGCCCTTCCTCCAGAGCATCGAAGACCGCGCGCTCCAGATTGCCGAACGAGTGATAGATGCCCGCGAACTTGTCGAAGAACGTCTCGGTCTCCTGCGACTTCGTCTTCGAAGCGAGCCAGCGGATCGCTTCGGCGTCATCGACGTCGAACGCGCGTGCCTCCAGGAACTGCTTTCTCTGCTCGGAACTGAGGAGTGACCAGTACCGAAGGATCTCGGTGACCGTTAGCCTTGCCATCAGAGATGGCTTCTGCGTCATCTCCTCTTCCTCGACCAGAATCGTGGCCGGGCTTTCTCCCTCGATCTCGACTCGAAGAAAAGAGGTGCTCTGCAGTACAGCCTCCAGTTTCGCCGCCTGGTCGTCGTCCAGAGGACTCCACTCCCTTGACGGAAGCGGGGCAATGGTAAAGAGATCGACGCCGTTCGCCGATAGCTTCAGCTCGGGAGAACCGGAGGAAGCATCCCAGTAGACGGAGGCCGCACCGCGATTCCAGTCATAGCGAACCGACAGATTTCTCCCCCGCCCTACGTCCTCCTCATCGAGCTCGCTCTCGGGGAGGAAGACCTCCTCCTCCTGCTCGTCGGGTTGCAGCCACCAGTCCGGGCGCCTCTTCACCTCCGGCTCGAGCAGGAAGCCGGTCTCGAAATTACTTTCGCCTGTGAATGCCGCGTTCGTCAGATTTGCCGAACCGATGAACAACGCCTCGTAGCGTCCCCGGGGATCGAAAAACCGATAAACCTTCGCGTGCAGCCGTCGCGGAGGTGCTCCCGGAGATTGCTTCATCACCTCGTCCGGCAGGGAGCTCCAGACGAGCCCAAGCTCCCGGATCCGTTCGTAATAGACCGGCCCGCACAGTGCCTCACCGGCGATCCCGCGTGGCAGGGCGATCTTCGTCTCGACTGGATCGAATGCGTCGACGAGCTCCTCGACAGGCCCCGCGGACTCCTGCTCGTCGAAATACGGAGAGATGATCTCCAGGCGACAACCCTCGAGCTGCCGTCGGGTGTGAGCCTTCAGAAAATCGACGAGCCGTTCGCCGCCGCGATACAGCCTCGTCTGCAGAGGCTGACTCGGCCGTTGCCGCGCCTGCGAAAGACCGAGCACGAAACTTCGTATTGCGTCCAGTCCCTGGTGCTCCGTTTGCTGTCGCGCATCGCGCTTGACGCGGCGGATCAGGTCGAGGAGGTCATCTCTGAAACTGCATTCTTCTCGCTCGGCAACTTCCTCGAAATGTGCTACTTCGACGTTCTCCCACCAGCCGGCGCGGGTGAGATTCGCGGAGAGCGTGCCGAGGATCAGAGACCGTGCCGGAGCGGCAGCCCCTGATCCGTTCTTTGTGGTTCCCTCTCCGTCCTCCGTCTTCTCGACCAGCAGAAGAACATTCTTCGGATGGAAGAAGCCGGTCGATCGTGACACGGGGATGCGGCGGGTATCAAGCTGAGCAGACTGCGATCCCGCCTCCAGTCCCCGGCGATCGTAATAAATGGCGACATCATCAACAGTCCGGAGCGTATGCTCGAGATTCAGCAGACGGATCTTCGGTACATGGCTGAGAGATTCGTCGAAGAGAACCGGCAGGACTTCCTGCTCGAAGAAGCCGGGATCGAAGCGGAACGTGAGGAAGACGGCGGTCTGGACTTTTCTGGCACCGATCGCGTCACGCAGGGCGTCCGAGAGAACCTTTGTCTCGATCGTGCCGCCGTTCTTCCGGCGTTTGGCCATCAGTCCAGCTCCCTTACGATCTTGTTCAGTGCGTTGATGAAGTAGGTGCTTCGCCACGTATGCCGCAGCTCCGATCCTCGAGAGAGCTCTCCCGCCTCGTCTGGCTGCCGCACGCGCAGTCGTCCACTCGACAGCTCGACCCACGGAGCCGATTGGTTGCGGTTCTGCATCACGGCCGCGTTCAGCTCGATCAACTGATGGATCAGCTTCTCCCACGCTCCGTCGCGTAAAGAATCCGAGATGCCGAACCATCTGTCGGTCAGTCCCTCGTCACGCAGCGCCTCGACGAAGTCCCGGCGGAGGACACGCACGGAGTCGGGCTCGACGATACGTAATCCGCTTTTCCTCCAGTTGCTCTCGATCTTCCGCGCGACGTCGGCAACAGCCTGGTTGTTCTGGGTCTGGAGAAAAGAGAATGCGGAGGTCGCCGGAACAATCAGATGCTCGACCACCTCGATCTGGCCCAGACGTCGCGCCAGGTCATCGCATCCGCGCTTCTCCGCGCCACGACGCACTTGCTCGAATTGCTCGAAGTCGAACTCGGGAGCATCGAGCTCCCCGATCAGTGTGGCGAGTTGTTTCTGGAGTCCCCTCGTCGGATCCTCCGCACCTCCCCATGCGAGATGCTCCCGGTACACTCCCCTTTCTCCCGGGGAGAGCGTCGGCCCCAGCATGTTCGCAAGCCCCTTCGCCAGATCATGATCACGACCGTGAAGGTCGAACCGGAACTGCGGGCGGGAGAGCCGGCTCACGAGTTGAGCACGCAACGCCGGGGTCATCCGCGGGAGCGTGTCCTTTTCCAGCAGATCGATCCCTTCCGCCGAAGGCCTCGGAGCATTCGGATCGAGCAGTCCGCTCGACCGGGAGGTTCTCGTGTAGAGTCCCCACAGCCCGTACACCTTCATGTTCGACAGAATCTGATCTTCGGAGCGGACCGAGATCATCAGTGGCTTCCGCCCGCTCGTCCTTGTCGCGACCCTCCGGTAGCCCCGAATCGCACGGTCGTCGTTGATGGCGTAGCGGGTGTAACCGGCCATCTCTTCGAACTTCAGAAAGATCTCGAGCTCGGTCTCCCCATTGTCTCGAGACCGCTCCATGATCTGGTCAGCGAAGTAGTA comes from the Acidobacteriota bacterium genome and includes:
- a CDS encoding type IV toxin-antitoxin system AbiEi family antitoxin domain-containing protein, with amino-acid sequence MKSKPELSQYIARRGVVTSKELTDRGYARETLHRLARQEKLHRVARGIYISNEVAKSPHRDLLIVSGRVSQGVICLLSALAYHGLTTEMPHEVWLGIGLKDRAPRQGQPPINLVRLSPDLLRDGVERHEHEGVTIQVTSPARTVADCFKFRSRVGLDVAIAALSEGWNDRRFTMDEIWRFARICRVATVIRPYMEALTH
- a CDS encoding nucleotidyl transferase AbiEii/AbiGii toxin family protein produces the protein MKRPLRNVAASVRERISRIAAERNESYDYVLSLYGRERFLFRLSKSAYRERLVLKGAMVLSLWVEELHRTTRDLDFLGYGELAPEDVSRILGEVCEAQVPDDGLRFDRSSISAEVIRSADEYKGVRARFSAHLDSALIRLQVDIGVGDVITPGPEVVSFPTLLDMESPQLQVYPTETIVAEKLHAIVHLGMGNSRMKDFFDLYTLSSDVKFDLGVLQEAVKKTFARRRTDLPLDEPVGLSPEFFSDVRKRQQWVAFLKKIGAVEILDFESVGARLRTFLTPVLAAAASGKTARGAWSTEGWDQGE
- a CDS encoding DEAD/DEAH box helicase family protein; translated protein: MSDPTVSLDCARQLLDFRGRISDAAAEEQLRGAVAIHNLLAKQRVAYLADEVGMGKTYVALGAFALFRHFNPEFRMLVIAPRENIQQKWIRELKTFVKSRVTYPDLRVKAIHGAPARPPVFCRNLYELARETMLDPDRDFFTRMTSFSMGIGGGEETGRRKRDELLKLLPSLDRHLLDLRSHDSFRRNYARAINRAIPPFDLVIVDEAHVLKHGRASKSQRNELLRLVMGLDEETDPRDFPGYGRRARRVLFLSATPLEDDYRQLWNQLDLFGFGSLAPELADRNATSEAQKRATAEFLVRRVTSIQTGGNRYTKNLYRRSWEQGGVETHDDPLGVPDDRQRLVVALMQKKVNELIGSEKFNNSFQIGMLASFESFFQTASRALESGAESTFDDAEQTENPEERAGIDVGIVNRMAASYRRKFGEELPHPKMDALVDELAGSFDTGRKALVFVRRTASVSELERKLEERYDSWLFERLMDELDKELRERIGHVFENYREQRRHDRLTSPAEIPLELENELPPAEGKEVDRGGHDTFFAWFFRGGGPGEVFSGATLSRRLSQAGGFYSTFFEDNYVARLLGVSPGNVMQALTREVGLNPEDLEPSLGRFAARRLPSVKKQSRSNLFHAFQAAALELLAHSDELRDDAATILLEQYSTGRDLEGTKEVPSLGSWLETRTFFTELRERTALRQDLWPEEKRDTFVKTFRREELRRELLASMVRLGHPLIDLYVLVANRLRNLELGTREASSEDDEESLIVEFLDLLERQKGEGRFRAYQELAEAAANFDLILDVNLPDAWEAALQKAGTEFGRLLREQQPIGGMFGSVNQTMVRQFRLPGYPFVLISTDLLQEGEDLHPFCSSVYHYGISWMPSSMEQRIGRIDRVSSQTERRLTVLDRKPEGEELLQVYFPHLLDSVERLQVNRVLERMESFIELMHQSLASNEERDERQINIAREIHRAPRTRRLQSEPLESAFPVRDDFVRGTRKKPAVDERMAGLLRERFAKLQESSSGMEIRWEPGGGTNAMVGVFPLGDRQQPFTLLLHSIHGRPNVRCVSPIGMVDRREEALTITEHAARSPVRIGAVFDNRFRKYDLTAEGDVLLGDPASDAERVRWLIASVARAADELEHVLLDRDETLETFREDLGREAFVER